One genomic region from Thermomicrobium sp. 4228-Ro encodes:
- a CDS encoding SIS domain-containing protein → MSILAGEIAEQPAVLERLLAEGFPRVEEVAKRIQAAAPRYVVIAARGSSDNAARYAQYLFGADNRLPVALATPSLFTLYRRPPSLAGSLVLAISQSGRSPDIVAVIEEGRRQGALTLAVTNDPASPLAQAAELVLPLLAGEERAIAATKTYTAQLFVLALLSTALAGDRTRLSQLAEVPAALQRTLERNRDLAQQLGPFRDARLLAVIGRGFNYATAFEVALKLQETCLVLAQPYSSADFRHGPIALVEPGFPIVLVAPSGAVFPDLAALTEDLATRAAALAIVSDAPTLLARADLPLPLPPDVPEWLSPLVAVVPGQLLALALARARGLDPDRPRGLAKVTRTV, encoded by the coding sequence ATGTCGATACTCGCAGGTGAGATCGCCGAACAGCCGGCTGTCCTCGAGCGCCTCCTCGCCGAGGGATTCCCACGCGTCGAGGAGGTGGCGAAGCGCATCCAGGCTGCTGCACCGCGCTACGTGGTGATCGCTGCGCGCGGCAGTTCCGACAATGCCGCGCGGTATGCCCAGTACCTCTTCGGGGCGGACAACCGGCTGCCGGTCGCCCTGGCGACCCCTTCCCTGTTCACGCTGTACCGGCGGCCCCCGTCGCTCGCCGGAAGCCTCGTTCTCGCGATCAGCCAGAGCGGCCGGTCGCCCGATATCGTCGCGGTCATCGAGGAAGGGCGTCGCCAGGGTGCACTCACCCTTGCCGTCACCAATGATCCCGCCTCGCCGCTCGCCCAGGCTGCCGAGCTCGTCCTTCCGCTCTTGGCCGGGGAGGAACGGGCCATCGCCGCGACCAAGACCTACACGGCACAGCTCTTCGTGCTCGCCCTCCTCAGCACCGCGCTCGCTGGCGACCGCACGCGCCTGAGCCAGCTCGCCGAGGTGCCTGCGGCGCTCCAGAGGACGCTCGAGCGCAACCGGGATCTCGCCCAGCAGCTCGGTCCCTTCCGGGACGCGCGCCTCCTCGCCGTCATCGGCCGCGGCTTCAACTACGCGACGGCGTTCGAGGTCGCGCTGAAACTCCAGGAGACGTGTCTCGTGCTGGCGCAGCCGTATTCCTCGGCCGACTTCCGCCACGGCCCGATCGCACTCGTCGAGCCCGGCTTCCCGATCGTCCTGGTCGCTCCTTCCGGTGCGGTCTTTCCCGACCTCGCAGCGCTCACCGAGGACTTGGCTACCCGTGCGGCAGCGCTGGCGATCGTGAGCGATGCTCCCACGCTCCTCGCCCGGGCTGATCTCCCCTTGCCTTTGCCGCCCGATGTCCCCGAGTGGCTCTCACCGCTCGTCGCTGTCGTACCGGGGCAACTCCTCGCACTCGCGCTGGCTCGCGCCCGTGGACTCGACCCGGATCGGCCACGTGGCCTCGCCAAGGTCACCCGGACGGTCTGA